From Fusobacterium varium:
AAAAATAATATTAAAATAAAAAAGGCTGTTAAAAAAATACAGTCTTTTACTTTATATAAATATTTCTTATTTTTTAGGTATAAGTAGGTGGTGCACAGGAAGAGACTTGAACTCTCACTGGAAAACTACCAATAAGGACCTCAACCTTACGCGTCTACCATTCCGCCACCTGTGCACACAAGGATTTTATTTTATCATAAATCTATTATTTTGTAAAGAACTTCTTAATATCTTTAATACCATAATCCTTCAGTTCTTTTCTTAATTTTCTTTTTTTTGAATATTCTATCATATTCTCTCAATAAAATGCCAAAAATAAAAAGTGGAAACAAAAATATTTTTACAGCTGTATTAATGATGAAAATATGAGATTTTTTTTCTTTTTTATTAGATTTTCTTTTCATTTTATCCCTCCATTAATCATTTCCACCAAGAAAAAATAGGGCACCTGCTGGTACCCTACAAATTTTTTCAGCAAATTTAAACTATGCTACAGTTACATTAGAAGCAACTGGACCTTTGTTTCCTTCAGTAACTTCAAAAGTTACAGCTTGTCCTTCTTCTAATGATCTAAATCCTTTTGAATTGATGTTTGAGTAGTGTACGAAATAATCGTTTCCATCCTCACCAGAAATAAATCCGAACCCTTTGTCTTTGTTAAACCATTTTACAGTTCCTTTTAGCATTTAAAGCACCTCCAAAAATTTTAAGAAAATTAAAACCATTAAGAACAAACAAACCCTAAAATTTTTGAAAAGTGTTAAAAACTTAGTGTTTAATTTATAAATTAAGGTTTTACTACGGCTCTATTTTACCACTAATTAGCATTTTATACAAGCAAATTTTTTTAAAAAAGTTGCCTCTTTATGTACTTTCATTCAATTATTAACTCACTTATTTATATTTTTTATTCAAGGCCTTCAAAATAGCAAAACTTTCTAAATCCATTTCTTCACTTAACATCTTTGGATTAAAGTGTGCTTTAAAATTATATACTACTCTTTTACTTTCCTCATCCCATTCATCAGTTGTATTAACTTTATAACCATACTTTCTGAGTTCTGCTTTTATTTCAGAGATTGGTGTAACATTAAATAAACTCTCATTCATAAAGAAAATTTTATCACTTTCATCATACCAGGCTCCTATATTATACTCTCTGTAAAGTCTTTCCCATGGAAATTTTGGACCTGGATCAATTTTTCTCAATGGCGCTACATCTGAATGTCCTACAATAAATTTTGGTTTTATCTGATATTGTTCAATAAGTGTTTTTAACAATGCTGCCACTTTTCTTATCTGTGCATCATCAAATTCTACATATTCATCATATGGTCTGAAAAATCCATCATACTTTGGAGCATCTGGAATAGCTTTTATTCCTATATTTACTATTTCTATTCCAATTGATGTATCATTGATATTGCTTCTTCCACCAAACTCACTTACTCCAGCGTGCCATGCTCTCTCTTCATGAGGAACTAAAGCATATGTTGGTTCTTCTGCTTTTGAAGTCACTAAATAATGAGAACTGACATTTGGCCCAGTCAAGGCTCTTATTCCTACCTCATCATTAGTTGCTGTATAATGTAAGACGATATATTTTATTCTATTGTCTTTCCCTTTAGCCTGATATGACTTGTCATCTATTTTGTAGTTAACATGGCTGCATGAGAAAAAAATCATTGACATTAGAAATAACACCAAACATTTTTTCTTCATCATTTTACCTCTCTTTTTTCTGTAATCTTATATTTTTGTTTATCGCTGACTATATTCTACTATGTTTTTTAAAAATATCAAAAGAAATATTTAAAAAAATTATAAAAAAAATTTGAAAATATCTGGAATATATGATATAAATTAGGAACTTGTATTTTTTTAGTTTTATTTTAGGAGGAAATTTATAATGACAAAAAAGGATTTTGCAAAAGCTTTATTTGAAAAAGGAATATTTGTTTCTAAAGCTGAATCAGAAAGAAAAGTTGACGCTATTTTAACAGAGATTGAAGAAGTACTGAAATCTGGTGAAGAATTAAATTTTATTGGATGGGGAAAATTTGAAGTAGTTCAAAAAGCTGAAAGAATGGGAAGAAACCCTAAAACTGGTGAAGAAATCAAAATAGAAGCTAAGAAGTCTGTAAAATTCAAAGCTGGAAAAACTCTAGTAGACAAAATGAATTAATCTTTATTTTTAAGAAGCTGGCTCAAAATTGAACCAGCTTCTTTTTTACCTTTTTTTTCTTTTAAAATGAAGTGAATCTCCCCATTCTCCATAAACTATCTCATCACCTATAGATTTCACTTTCATGTCCATATCGTCTCTGCATTTTTCTACACTATCTTCTATTCCTGGTTTATTATCATAAAGAAGATACTTTTTTTTATGTTCTTCTAATGTAGCAGTTGGCATAAGTATATTAGCTCCTGCTAAAAGTCCCTTTTCTCTTCCATGTGAATCTAATCCTTGAAGTGCAGTAGTAGCTGCTATATTTACATCTTTAAGAAAGATTCTTGTTAATGCTATCATTTTCAGCCCCAATTCCACTCTTTTTTCACTAGGAAGCACTGTATGCTCCCATTCCTGACCTAATGGCGTATCCTTATGAATTATATAAGGTCCCATTCCTATCATATCTATTTTCATATCTCTATAAAAAAGTATATCATCCACCAAGTCCTCTTCTGTCTGACCTGGAACTCCAATCATAACTCCAGTTCCTACCTGATATCCTATCTCTCTTAGATCTTCTAAGCACTTTTTTCTAACTTCGAAAGTATGTTTTCCATCTTGTGGATGAAGTTTTTTAAATAACTCCTCATTTGTACTTTCTATTCTCAATAGATATCTATGTGCTCCTGCATCAAACCATCTCTTATATGTTTCATAAGATTGTTCTCCTAAAGATAAAGTTATTCCTAATCTTCCACTGGAAAGTTTTTTTATCTCTTTTATTATATCTTCTATAAAATCAGTAAATTCTCTGTCTTGCCTTTCTCCAGATTGAAGAGCTAAAGATCCATAATTATTTTCATAAATCCATTTTACTCCTTTCATTATCTCATCTTTAGACATAGAAAATCTTTCAGTCTTACTGTTTCCTTTTCTTATTCCGCAATAATTACAATTTTTTATACATATATTACTTATTTCTATAAGCCCTCTGTAATATACCTTTCTCC
This genomic window contains:
- the scoF gene encoding cold shock protein ScoF; the encoded protein is MLKGTVKWFNKDKGFGFISGEDGNDYFVHYSNINSKGFRSLEEGQAVTFEVTEGNKGPVASNVTVA
- the amiD gene encoding anhydro-N-acetylmuramyl-tripeptide amidase; this translates as MKKKCLVLFLMSMIFFSCSHVNYKIDDKSYQAKGKDNRIKYIVLHYTATNDEVGIRALTGPNVSSHYLVTSKAEEPTYALVPHEERAWHAGVSEFGGRSNINDTSIGIEIVNIGIKAIPDAPKYDGFFRPYDEYVEFDDAQIRKVAALLKTLIEQYQIKPKFIVGHSDVAPLRKIDPGPKFPWERLYREYNIGAWYDESDKIFFMNESLFNVTPISEIKAELRKYGYKVNTTDEWDEESKRVVYNFKAHFNPKMLSEEMDLESFAILKALNKKYK
- a CDS encoding putative DNA-binding protein — translated: MTKKDFAKALFEKGIFVSKAESERKVDAILTEIEEVLKSGEELNFIGWGKFEVVQKAERMGRNPKTGEEIKIEAKKSVKFKAGKTLVDKMN
- a CDS encoding biotin synthase BioB, with the protein product MRIKEILEKEKLTREDLITLMKISNAEELDMLYKKAYEVKTKEVGRKVYYRGLIEISNICIKNCNYCGIRKGNSKTERFSMSKDEIMKGVKWIYENNYGSLALQSGERQDREFTDFIEDIIKEIKKLSSGRLGITLSLGEQSYETYKRWFDAGAHRYLLRIESTNEELFKKLHPQDGKHTFEVRKKCLEDLREIGYQVGTGVMIGVPGQTEEDLVDDILFYRDMKIDMIGMGPYIIHKDTPLGQEWEHTVLPSEKRVELGLKMIALTRIFLKDVNIAATTALQGLDSHGREKGLLAGANILMPTATLEEHKKKYLLYDNKPGIEDSVEKCRDDMDMKVKSIGDEIVYGEWGDSLHFKRKKR